The window GCCTGCAAAACAAGAGTAACGGTTGATGCATTgctaggttgcgcgtttagatatataatgatatgataatgATTGATGTTTGTGAAAGATATTGAGTTATATCGCCGGGCTTCGGCTCGAGGGGTACAACATGATTGTGATACATTGATGTTGTGTTGCATATACTTATGTCATTGCATTATATTGTTTGGGCCTCGGCTCAGATAATATAACATGTTTGATCATATCTTAACGGGGAAACCCGTAAATCCACGGACTTGATCCGTGAGAGTCCGACACTCGGGTGGAGTGTTGTGAGAGTCATTGGTGTCCACTCGAGGCCCGTTCCTTGTTCGGGGCCTTACCAAAATTATTTTCGGGCAGGACGCGAAGACACGTGTGATAGGGTTAGCTACCCTCGACCGTGtagctgcatgacgatgcggcaAGTATGTTATCCGGGCCATCGGCATTTTAGACTTTGTGTTTAGAGTCAATGTGCGCAAGAAGGGATGTGTTATGGACTTCGTATCGAGATAGGAACCAATGGTGAGAGGCAGTCCTCGATGATCGATAATGATCTAACCACTCGTGAAGAGTGGATGCTTGTTTACATGATTGCTTTATTTTTGCATTGcatatttcttaatataattgatcCTTGTTGCTTAATGTTTGATGCATAATGGGGGGATAAATAATTGTTAGGAAACCCGAGTCACTGAGCAAAATAGTTGCTCATTACACTCTTTGTTTTGCAGGTAACCCGTAGTAGTAGGTTCCATTGGGATCAGAGGAGCACAAAGCTGTTGGTGTAGATTTGCTACCTTTTGCAAACATGTACGCTTTGTAATATGTAAGATATGGTTTTGAACTTCGGCCGAGCATGTATAAAGTTTTGATGTGGTTGAATTTAAGTATATGAATAAGAAAAGGTTTGTGAAATGCTTGGATTCCATATGATACTAGTCctagtccgggacgaactaactaacgGGTTCAAAcgcgggttgcaaagccttaactTGGAATCGCTAGGAAACCTGTTCTTGGACATATGATCTTAGGATTTCGGATCTGATCTGGGAACCTCGGATCAAATGTTCGGGCACATGGTAGTAGTATCTTCGATCTAGTTAGATTTCTTTAGTtcgtcgtgcatgttcttgtttgattggtgcatggcaaactaattaacttttatttattccgGATCGGGGGTGTTACAAACCCAATACCCAGACTTAACCGTGTATTGGCCGTTTTTAGTGTAGCTCCAGCAGAAAGAATCCCTGCGATGTGTTGGGCTTATGGCCAAACTCATAATCAGCTGTATATCATCTTGCTCAACATACTGTGCCAGTATCCTAGCATCCCACTCCTTTGATTCCGAACTTATAAGGCTACTTACAAGCATTTTTGGATTTACGACTGGTACCCTAGGGTGGGCCGGCCTAGCTAGCGTCGAAGGAATCCACGGATCCTGCCAGACATTGATTTCATATCCTGAGTGCACTTTACTCCTAATACCCAAAAGCAAAAGCTTCTTCGCTGCTGATATACTCGTCCACACGTAGGATGGGTTATCCACCGCCTCAATTCGCAAAGGCTAACTGAGACGGTAATATTTCCCTTTGAGGACTCTTGCTACTAATGAATCCGGATACTGAACAAGGCGCCAGAGTTGTTTCGCTAGCAGTGCTAAATTAAATTCATGGATCGTGCGGAATCCCACTCCACCCTCCTCTCTAGGAGCACACATATTTTCCCATTTAGCCCAGTGAATCCCTCTTTTTGGCGGGTTTGAACTCCACGAAAACTGTGCAATGGCACTTGCAAGGTTCTCACAAATCTCCAAAGGGAGTAAGAAGCTTGACATTACGTATGTGGGAAGAGCTAAGAGAATAGATTTGATCAGAACTTCCTTTCCTCCTTTCGATAGCCATCTATCTGTCCAACCGTTCACTCGATGTGATAGTTTTTCTTTTAGGAAAGCGGAAAGCTTGCACTTGGATCCGCTAATATTTTCTGGTATTCCCAGATACTTTCCCATTCCCCTTTCCCTCTGAATCCCGAGAGTGTCTTTGATTTGTTGTCTATCATTCACCGCGATcctcttaccaaagagtaatGAGGACTTCTCAAAATTAATGCATTGACCTGATGCTTTTCCATACTTCCTGACTactttcataacttcttcacattcacggggctccgccttacagaagaggctatcatcagcaaagagaaggtgtgATACCGAGGAACTAGCGCGTGCCACGCGCATCCCGTTATCTTCCCTTGATTCTCTGCTTGATTAAGAAGGCTaacgagcgcttccgtgcatagaataaatatgaaaggagacaaaggacTCCTTGACATAAGCCTCTCCCTGGAACAATATTTCCCCTTGGTTCCCCATTCATCATGACTTTATACTTAACCGAGGTAATGCATCGCATAATCCAGCCAATCCAAATCTCTGAGAAACCCATCTTCCGCATAACCGCCTCGATGAAAGACCATTCCATTCTATCATATGCTTTACTCATATCTGTTTTGATGGCCATTCTCTTGACTCTCCCAGCTGGCTTAGTTCTAAGCGCATGGAACATCTCCTGAGCTATCATTATATTGTCAGTTATCTGTCTACCCGCAACAAAGGCTGACTGGGTTTCAGATATTCTTTGGGGAAGAACCTTCTTTAATCTTTGGCATAAGACCTTAGATATAATCTTATAGCTGACATTGCACATGCTGATCGGTCTGAACTTAGACATTTCATTGGGCTTCTCCGTTTTAGGAATTAGGCAGATATTGGTATCATTTAGCCCCTGAGCCATTGTTCCGTCGATAAGAAAGTGATTAACCATACGGGTTAAATCCTCTTTGACAATATCCCAAAATTTCTGATAGAACAGAGCTGTCATCCCATCTGGTCCTGGTGCTTTCTCTGGGTGCATGGCAAAGAGCGCTAATTTAACTTCCCATTCAGTAACTGGAGCTGTAAGATCCTCATTTATTGTCCCGGTTATCGTTGTGGAGACATTTTCCAGCGCCTCTGCTATATCCTCCGGATTTGCAGATTCAAAAATTTGTCTGAAGTAACTAGTAGCAATAGCTACTAATCCTTCCTCGTCCTCCACCACATTTCCATTGTCATCTAAAAGTTGTGTGATCCTATTTCTCGCCATTCTTTGTCTCACCAGTGCATGgaagtattttgaatttttatcacCTTCCCTTAACCAAAGAACCCGGCTCTTCTGTCTCTAAAACATTTCTTCCGCCTTAAGGGCGTTAGATAATTCCTTTAGAGCCGCTGCTATTTCCTCAGTAGTAGCATCATCATTCGAGTAGAGATCTTCTACCTTTTCCTTAAGCTCTTCCACTAGCTTTTCTGAATTCACATTATTATGTCTCTTCCATTGACTCAAAGCTTTACGACAACTAGCAATATGTTCCATTATGTTCGCATCAGGTGGAAGATCCTCTGATTTCCAGCCCTCAAGGATTACTTGGCGTAGTTCCGCATTGTCCAACCAGCGcttatcaaatttaaatttctttttctttctcactGATTTAGAGAGAATATCTGCTAGGATCAGACGATGGTCCGACCCCCAGAGCCTGAGGTACTTACTAGCTGTATGTGGGAATTTCTCATGCCAATTTTCATTCCCCACCGCTCTATCTAACCGGCCTCTAACCGTCGCTCCACCTGACCTCTTTCCAACCCAAGAAAGCATATTTCCCGTAAATGGAAATTCCAGCATACCGCAATCACTAAGCATCTGCTTGAAAGGTAGGAAAGAGACCCAAAAAAGCATATTTCCCGTAAATAGAAATTCCAGCATACCGCAATCACTAAGCATCTGCTTGAAAGGTAGGAAAGAGCTATCAGATCTTCTTCTGCCTCCCTCTTTCTCGTTGTGGCTTgttatttcattaaaattacCTATCATGAACCATGGTCCATTTCATGTTGTTGAGAAACGCGTAAGACGTTCCTAAACTTGATCCCTACGTTCTAACACAGGGTTCCCATAAACAAACGCTGGTCAAGTTAGTTAAGGCCTGAACTAggattatgtttatatatgtagcCAAAGTCGCATAAACCTATGTTTTTCGTGTTGCTTTTCTATTCGCAACTCACATCCCTAATAACTTTATGTTAGATGTCAAAGTGTTTACTAGTGTTATGTTATGTTTTCTGTCGCAGCatatctcttctcttctttcgGAGGAATTTTGTATTCATATCATTTAATCAATAAAACGCCTTCGAGCGACTTTTTACTTACGTATTGTCATCTGTTCTTCTTTTTCGATTTCGTGTGGTTACGCAGAGAATCCGGACCTTCAGGGAAAGTCGGGTTATCTTGACCTTCCTCTATATTTAACTTACTAAAATCCGGACGGGAAGATCTAAACAACGCCATGCTGCTGGACAATCTCGATCTTATCAACGAACACCGCGACCAGGCGCTCATTCGGATCCAAAATTACCAGCACGCTGCCGCAAGGTGCTATAACGCGAACGTGCGCCATCGCAGGTTCAAAGAAGGCGATTTAGTCTTGCgtaaagtcttccaaaacactgCCGAACGAAACACAGGAAAACTGGGAGCGAACTGGGAAGGACCGTACAAAGTCATAAAAGTGGTCCGACCAAGTTCGTATCAAATCACAAAGATGCAAGACGTAAAAATCACAAGAACTTGGAACGCGATGCATCTTAAGAAATACTACCACTAACCATAAACGTGGAGTAaagaactacgagacggcttgatccccgaaaaggggtacgtaggcaactCGCTAACCGGCGGGTTCAGctatcccccccccccccgattaaaggggggggggggagtggggtgcgtatactcgtatactcccacgaTTTTCGAAGACTCCAAATTTTCGAAACTCTTTACAGACAAAGACTCCAAATTTTCGAAACTCTTTGCAAACAACACAATTCGGCAATTACTAAACGGCTACAACAACAGATCCTGTATCCACCAAACGATTATAACATCCAAAAAATTATCACCCGAAAACGATTCGCGGTCTAAAAGCCCATATTCCTTTTATGGCATAAGAAAAATTAATTCACAGCACTGCGAGACGTCGCCTCGTgctcgaaaaaatatttttcaacaaaAACTCCATACGCCTACAAAACGTGTATCATATcgttgttgctgatcacaacaaacgaactctaacgtcctaaacagacaagCCGCCTAAGGGTAggctctcttacatccgacaagGATAACATAGTGCGCTATAcaagaaatccaaaattttggttagcACTTCCTAACGGAAGTAGCTCGGTTCATACCCAGACAAATCATATAAGCCGATAACACTTTGCGGATTTTAAAATGGTACGAATCAGGTTAAAATCGCAAATAGGCAAAACGAAAGCCGATTTGTCATCGCAAAGCCTCAGTCcgagagtaaacctaggtcttgccctaaacccagcctTGCTGGTATTCAACATCTCATAGACATAGTATCAACGCccgatacgagatcccaaaactTGTCTCTTCGCTTAAGACTGTCCATTCCACGAATTTTCGCGTAAATTAGTAAACCGCAAAAAATTCTCGCTTTGTATAATCGGTGGATACGGTGATCATCTGAGAGGCAGgaatgagacgacaactcacaCCCTGTCCCTCTAACTTCGATAAACAAAAGTTCTTatgaaaacataatattttgtaGATTGAGCTGCAAGTTAAACAAACGCCCTGAAAAAGGccgggattcaaagccaccaacggccagtcctaAAAACATACATCATGGCCTCATGACGGCCGAAACACaatcaaaataaaagaaaaaatcccTAAAGGGATTGATAAACCTAGATGCTCCCCGGAGCATCACCTTCATCCTCAAACTCACCCAAAAGTAGGAACGGTCTCGCCGTCGCCTCCCTTAGTCGCACCACCACTGCCTGCCTCATCCGCGCCAGCTTCGCGATCCTCGACTGCGTGGCCCTGGTACTCTGAACCCTCCGAATCTGGTACAAGGGTGCACACGGATTTCAGACCAGCGAGAATCAAGTCGAAGTCCTCTCCGGAAACCACCCACTCTTCCTTACACGACAGCAGCCTAGCTTCTTCGGAATCTAGAGACGGGCCTCGTTGCCTCTAAACAGCTGGATCTCGCTTAGGCTCCCCTCGATACCCGCCAAAGCCAAGTCCCTCTTACAGACAGCTATCAGGGACTCGAACAGGATGGCCATCTTCGTCAGACGAGCGAAGAAGTCATCACGGGGATAGACGGTCTCCGTCAACTTGCGAGCCCCCGTCTCCTCAAGACTCTGAATCTTCTGTTGAAGACGACGGTCTTCGGAGGACTTgtgtttcttctctttcttcactTTGAGCAACGAACTCGCGGTCTTCCCGAGGTCACGTTCGAGATCGCAGATTCGGACTTCGAGCTGAGACGTCTAGGCAGCATGGGCATTCTCGATGGTCTGTAACACAGCCTCAGTACGCTTCAAAGCCTCCTGCGACGACTCCAGCTCCCTTGACAGGCGCAGGACTTCCGACCCGCAGTCACCGAGCATCCCATCAATCAACGACATAAACTGTCCACAAAAGAGAGGGTAACATGGATTTCCGCAATAAAATATCCTTAGCCAAAGATTTCGATTTTCAACTCATATCGTACACCCACAAGATCGTCTCCGAGTCTTCcaggctggggggctaactgttggggtaaAAAACGGTTATCTCGAAATCAACGGCTAAGATTATTTCTTATCTACGGATTTTTGGCAAAACAATCGCTGAAAAGAAAAACCGAGAAAACGAACAACCGAAATGGGTTACCCGGGGGACACAGCCCCGGACGCCAGGCGGCCAGACCCGAGCCACGGCCCTGGGCTCCGGCGGCCAGGCCGACGACACGGCCTGGCCGACGACACAGCCCTGGGCGCCGGTGGCCAGC of the Brassica rapa cultivar Chiifu-401-42 chromosome A03, CAAS_Brap_v3.01, whole genome shotgun sequence genome contains:
- the LOC117132679 gene encoding uncharacterized mitochondrial protein AtMg00310-like; the encoded protein is MGKYLGIPENISGSKCKLSAFLKEKLSHRVNGWTDRWLSKGGKEVLIKSILLALPTYVMSSFLLPLEICENLASAIAQFSWSSNPPKRGIHWAKWENMCAPREEGGVGFRTIHEFNLALLAKQLWRLVQYPDSLVARVLKGKYYRLS